Part of the Kineococcus aurantiacus genome, CCGACTCCGTCAGCGCCGCCGTCGCCGACGCCGTCCTCGTCGTGCGCTCCTCGGGGCTGCCGCACCGCACCGACTCGATGTTCACCACCATCGAGGGCGAGTGGGACGAGTGCATGGACGTCGTCCGGCGCGCCACCGAGGCCGCCGGCCGGCACGGCACGCGCGTCTCCCTGGTCCTCAAGGCCGACGTCCGGCCCGGTCGCACGGGGGAGATGACGGGCAA contains:
- a CDS encoding thiamine-binding protein — protein: MIVAFSVAPSGGPAPVGGEPDSVSAAVADAVLVVRSSGLPHRTDSMFTTIEGEWDECMDVVRRATEAAGRHGTRVSLVLKADVRPGRTGEMTGKLDRLEAAVERAQGEAGRGQ